Genomic segment of Calditrichota bacterium:
AGCGCAACCTCATCACCATGGCGGGACGAGCATCGACCGTCGGGCGGCCGGTACTGTACAAGACGACTGAGCACTTTTTGGCCTACTTTGGTATCAACAGTCTTGCCGACCTACCCTCGTTAGAGGAGGTTGAGGCGCTGCTCAAGGCTCGTGCGCCGCGAGAAGAAGCTGAACCCACGGCTGGGGAGGTCGATGTCGAAGTGGTTTCACCAGGAGAAATCCGAGTCGACCAGGGAAAAGACGACGATGGTGAGGCTCAATAAGTTCCTGGCCGGCAGCGGAGTTGCCTCCCGCCGGGCATGTGATGAGCTCATCAGGAGCGGACGCGTCACCGTCAACGGCGAGGCGGTCAGCTCTCTGGCCACCTGGGTCGACGAGCAGAGGGACGAGGTTGCTGTGGACGGGCAGGTGGTGAAGCCAAAACAAGGCCACGTGTACATCATGCTGCACAAGCCGCGGGGATATGTGACCACGGTGCGTGATACCCGCGGGAGGCCCAAAGTGATCGACCTTGTGCCCAGGGGCTCGCGCCTGTTCCCGGTGGGCCGCCTGGACATTGACACGGAGGGGTTGCTCCTGCTGACCGACGACGGCGAATTGACCAATCGCCTCCTCCACCCGCGCTTCAAAGTCGCCAAGACCTATGTGGCGGTGCTCGACCGCGAGGTGGCGGTGCGCGATATTGCAAAGTTGCGTCAGGGAATTGCCTTGGACGACGGCATGACGGCACCGTGCGAGGCGCGCCTGTTGGACGCCCCGCCGCATGGCAAGGTGGTGGAACTCACTTTGCGCGAGGGCCGCAAGAGACAGGTGAGGCGGATGTTCGCGGCGCTGGGCTATCATGTGCTCCTCCTGCGCAGAGTGGCGTTTGGCCCTCTCGGCTTGGGCGAGCTGCCAATCGGCTCCTGGCGCCACCTGACTGATGAGGAAGTTGCACAACTTCACCAAGCGGGCGGTCTGGCAGGGAAAAGTACATGCCCTGCGTCGACGGACTGCTTGGCGGCCTTGGAGGGTTGAGAGGGAAAGGGTGGAGGGAAGGCGCAGGAGGCTCATCATCGCCATCGACGGCGTCGCCGCTTCCGGCAAGAGCACCACGGCTCGCCTCGTGGCAGAGAAGTTGGGTTACCTTTACCTGGATTCTGGGGCATTGTACCGGGCGCTCACGCTCAAGGTGATCCGCGAGGGCATTGACCCTGCCGACGAGCACGAGGTCGCCGCCCTGGCGCGCCAAACGGCGATCCAATTGCAGCGGAAAGGTGGACATCTGCGCGTGCTCTTGGACGGGCAGGATGTGACCGAGGACATCCGCGCGCCGGAGGTCGCGGAGAAGATCGGCCCGGTGGCGGCGAACCGCGCTGTGCGCGAGCAGATGGTTGCCCTGCAGCGCGCCATTGGCGCCCGAGGCGGGGTAGTGGCAGAAGGGCGAGACATCGGCACTGTGATCTTTCCTCATGCCGATCTCAAATTCTACTTCACCGCCTCTTTGGAAGTGCGGGCACGGCGCCGGCAGGCTGAATACGCGGCCAAGTCGGTGCAGGCGCCCCTCGAGGAATTGGCTGCGCAGTTACAGCGCCGTGACCAGGACGACGCGCGGCGCGCCTATGGGCCGCTGCGCAAAGCCCCAGATGCAATCGAAGTGGATACGACGGATCTAAGCATCGACCAGCAGGTCGAGCTCATTCTTCGGAAGGTGCGGGAACATCTCGGTGAAACTGGAGCAGCGCGGGCGTGAGGGGCAAGAGCCAAGCTCCGCGCTGACTGTTGACATAGACGAGAATGCCGGCTTTTGCGCCGGCGTGGCGCGGGCAATCGCCTTGGCAGAGGGAGCCCTCGCCAAGGGCAGGTTAGCTTCCATCGGCCCGGTGATTCATAACCCTGCGGAAGTGGTAAGGCTGCAGCAGAAGGGCTTGTTGACCATTCCGCAGGAAGAAGTGGAGAGCTGCGATCCGAGGACCTTGGGGGTGCGGCGCGTGCTGATCCGCAGCCACGGCGTGTCCGAGTCGCTGCGGGCCCGCCTCGCAGAGGCAGGGCTGGAAGTGGTCGACGGCACCTGCCCTATCGTGCGGCGCGTGCAACAGCTGGTCAAAGACTATTGCGCCCGAGGCTATCGCGTGGTGGTCTTCGGCAAGAAGGACCACCCCGAGGTTCTGGGACTTGTAGGCCATTGCCCACAAGGGGCCGTCGTAGTGGGTTCGCTGGAAGAGGCAGGGAAGATTGCACCAGGGCCGCCCACGGTCCTCGTGGCGCAGACGACCGCACCCGAGGCACGTTT
This window contains:
- a CDS encoding SMC-Scp complex subunit ScpB, with translation RNLITMAGRASTVGRPVLYKTTEHFLAYFGINSLADLPSLEEVEALLKARAPREEAEPTAGEVDVEVVSPGEIRVDQGKDDDGEAQ
- a CDS encoding (d)CMP kinase — encoded protein: MRKLHNFTKRAVWQGKVHALRRRTAWRPWRVERERVEGRRRRLIIAIDGVAASGKSTTARLVAEKLGYLYLDSGALYRALTLKVIREGIDPADEHEVAALARQTAIQLQRKGGHLRVLLDGQDVTEDIRAPEVAEKIGPVAANRAVREQMVALQRAIGARGGVVAEGRDIGTVIFPHADLKFYFTASLEVRARRRQAEYAAKSVQAPLEELAAQLQRRDQDDARRAYGPLRKAPDAIEVDTTDLSIDQQVELILRKVREHLGETGAARA
- a CDS encoding 4-hydroxy-3-methylbut-2-enyl diphosphate reductase, which produces MKLEQRGREGQEPSSALTVDIDENAGFCAGVARAIALAEGALAKGRLASIGPVIHNPAEVVRLQQKGLLTIPQEEVESCDPRTLGVRRVLIRSHGVSESLRARLAEAGLEVVDGTCPIVRRVQQLVKDYCARGYRVVVFGKKDHPEVLGLVGHCPQGAVVVGSLEEAGKIAPGPPTVLVAQTTAPEARFHEVAAALRRRLPSLEVFNTTCRSVSRRQESIAAFARAHDVVVFVGGKESSNSRQLFDICQQNNKRSFWVESADEVQAGWFGPGEAVGITGGASTPRWLLERVASHVAHVARTCGHEKHIKGGSAE
- a CDS encoding rRNA pseudouridine synthase, whose amino-acid sequence is MSKWFHQEKSESTREKTTMVRLNKFLAGSGVASRRACDELIRSGRVTVNGEAVSSLATWVDEQRDEVAVDGQVVKPKQGHVYIMLHKPRGYVTTVRDTRGRPKVIDLVPRGSRLFPVGRLDIDTEGLLLLTDDGELTNRLLHPRFKVAKTYVAVLDREVAVRDIAKLRQGIALDDGMTAPCEARLLDAPPHGKVVELTLREGRKRQVRRMFAALGYHVLLLRRVAFGPLGLGELPIGSWRHLTDEEVAQLHQAGGLAGKSTCPASTDCLAALEG